The Odocoileus virginianus isolate 20LAN1187 ecotype Illinois unplaced genomic scaffold, Ovbor_1.2 Unplaced_Scaffold_34, whole genome shotgun sequence genome includes a region encoding these proteins:
- the LOC110146835 gene encoding olfactory receptor 5L1-like, with product MEKENGTAVTDSTLLGFSDAPELRVFLFLLFLSIYGATVLGNLGIIALIQVSSRLHTPMYFFLSHLSFVDFCYSTTIMPKILANILNDDKAISFLECAVQFYLFCTFVVTEVILLAVMAYDRFVAICDPLFYMVTMSRNLCMELVFCCYLNGAVCSLIHLCLALQIPSYRSNVINNFYDFFCDLPPLLSHACSDVTVTQLVLYIVATFNEVITIVVILTSYLFILITILRMPSADKRCKALSTCASHLTAIIVFHGTILFIYCQPHSGNSMDTDKVATVFYTV from the coding sequence atggaaaaggaaaacgGTACTGCTGTGACAGACTCCACCCTCCTCGGATTCTCAGATGCCCCTGAGCTGAGAGTCTTCCTATTCCTGCTGTTTCTTTCCATCTATGGAGCCACAGTTTTGGGAAACCTGGGCATAATTGCCCTGATTCAGGTCAGCTCTCgactccacacccccatgtactttttcctcagCCACTTGTCCTTTGTGGATTTCTGTTACTCCACGACCATCATGCCGAAGATTCTAGCTAACATCTTAAATGATGACAAGGCCATTTCCTTCCTGGAATGTGCTGTGCAATTCTACCTGTTTTGCACGTTTGTGGTAACTGAGGTCATTCTGCTGgcagtgatggcctatgaccgctttgTGGCCATCTGTGACCCACTGTTCTACATGGTCACCATGTCCCGGAATCTCTGCATGGAGTTGGTGTTTTGTTGCTATCTCAATGGTGCTGTATGTTCTCTGATTCACTTGTGTTTAGCTCTTCAGATCCCATCCTACAGATCAAATGTGATCAACaacttttatgatttcttttgtgATCTCCCCCCTCTCTTGTCTCATGCTTGCTCTGATGTCACTGTGACTCAATTGGTGCTATACATTGTGGCCACTTTCAATGAGGTTATCACCATTGTGGTCATCCTCACGTCCTACTTGTTTATTCTCATCACCATCCTGAGGATGCCCTCTGCAGACAAAAGGTGCAAAGCTCTTTCCACCTGTGCTTCCCACCTCACTGCCATCATTGTCTTTCATGGAACAATCCTTTTCATTTATTGCCAGCCCCACTCTGGCAACAGCATGGATACTGACAAAGTGGCCACAGTGTTCTACACTGTATga